Genomic DNA from Bemisia tabaci chromosome 2, PGI_BMITA_v3:
gcaacaacaacagcagcaaaATGGATTTCGGAATAATGATAATCGAAATAGGTTTCCGCAGCAGCGAAATTTCAACAATAGACAAGGTAAGACAAAAGTAGTCATAATGAGGGAAAACTGAAATTTGTGTGTTAAATTCAAGTAGGCACAAAATGGAGACTCAGCatggaatattatttttctcttatcaATGTACCACACAAATAGTATTCTTATATGCATTATCTTAAAAAGTTGCCCATAAGGCCATTGCAACTCTTGTACTCATAAAGTTATAAAAGAGAATGACCTcggaagtaaaaaaatttactaCAAAGTGAAACCACGATGCAGTATGTTCCATTTAAAGTTAACATCAGATTCTATGTCTGTTAAGCTATTATTCTCAAAGGCGGACTATCAGACTATCACTAAAACTTACAGATGGGGAAAACCAGTATAAATGTAGGTCTCAAACAGGTTGGAATTGAAGTTATTTGTTGAAAGTAGTCAACACGATATTTATTTAAATGGAAGGGGCCAGTGCATGGATGTATCAAGTAATATTTCTAGGAAAATTTAGATATTACTGTACGGTAACCCTCTTATTACTTCTAAAAATTTAgtgtttaaattaaattttcagtaTCCAAATATATTCCATTTCATTTTTACTCAGGGCACGAGGCCATATGTAAGTCTCtgcctgtaactttttttcgcATAATGGCTTATATGCCCCAAAACATGTTCATACATCAAATTCCTTAGTTATCTAATGCAGCGGTTTGTGATTCGCTGGTAGCCCCTTCCCCTGATCATTCTTCCTGTATATTTCAGTGGTGTGCTTTCTCTCTGAAAACATCAGTctgccccctctccccctccagTCATTGCACAATGCAAGAACACTCCATTATAGTTTTACTCCCCTCATTCGAAGACTTGAGTATGTAGATTTACCATAAGGAATCTCTCTAAGAAAATCCTTTAATCACAGAGGACGACCAGTAAATGTGATATGGTTCCAGTAGACCATGACTTCTCCGAGCGAACGTTTATCCAAGTGACGGACACATGAGACGTTAATAAGACTGATTAACAATGTCATTTCAACGTTTATCAAAGTGATGGACACATGAGATGTTTATGAGACGTTTATGAGACCAATTAACAATGTTATTTCAaagttgaaaacttcaaatttgaCTTTCGTTTCATTTTCTGCTTTTCATGCTGTTGTTATAGTTTCACTCCATTTCCTTGCAGGTAATCAGCACGGAGCAGGTGGAGGAGATAGAGCGAAACGGAAATGTTCCAATTGTAGGCAAGAAGGTAATATGTTGCTCTTAACCATCTTATCAATTGCATGACAATAAattagaaatgaaattttgtcattattttGAGTTTTGCCCATAGACAGCATCCGTGAATAGTAAAGAGCTAAGCAAATGTACATTTCCAAAAATTATCAGTACGTACAGAAAAATCGATAGGAGATATACTGTTcctaaaattagtaaaaaaaaagtgggtACATATTCTGTTAATGCAATCCTGATGATATGATCAACTGCTCTTTAGGCGCAAGTATGATTGaagagaggaaatttaaaatttctcaagCATCATCGGGTGTTCATAAGGTTTTACATGTTGTTCCTCACCTTAGAAGAACCTAAATGATCTTGCTTTCGGAcaaatttctgtaaattttgacaattattaatttaaagccaaaaacgtttatttttttaccactAGGTACTTGTAGACTGAGAAAAAACCTGCAATCATTACAACTTCTACTGATGTCTcggatttttggaattttcacttGCCTCCTGTCATTTTCTGGCAGAAAAAGTTGAATCAAAGGGTTATAAGAGAGAAGAacatatttttcttgatttttttgctgACTTAAATAACAGATTGAATCGATCACCGATAcggctttattttttaatgagtgtGCACTGTACAGATAACGAGGAATCCACGTAATCTTGTCTGCACTGGAGAGTGTCATGGCTTCTGTGACAGTTTTATCAtgctaattttctttcttatgtTTTTAGGACACACGGTGAGGAATTGTCCAAATTGAATAATCTGAACAAGTAAGAACCGTGTCTTGCAGGCGATCTTGGAACCTTTAGAAGGGAGAATGATTCAGCCAGTCTCTGAGTGCTTCATCGACCCAAGATAACCATGAGAGTGAGAGTAGTGCTCCTACTTCTCTCAAATCTTTGAAAGTGGATGAAAGTTgacttcattcttttttttttttacttccttcCTGTTAATGTTTTTCTATTTGTTAGTCCCTAATATGATCTGTACGAGTTTCTTTCGCAGTTCAGAAGTAATACAAGAGTTCGAAAAAGATTCGCCTGAAATGAACATTATGTGTGATGTGATGTTATGATGTGTTCACTGTGttttaagttaaattttgatgtggAAACATGTATTGCAATACTTAAGTTCTCACCTCGCGTAGTAGTCAACCGCATTTATCGGCCACTGGTGTGATGAAAGAAGGTAGAAGGTAGTAAACATTAACTTAGCGGATGACATCATCCACTGTTTTCTTCATAAGGCAAAGGTTTTCagctagtaaaattaccatgttTTGTTAAAATGTAGCAATGAGACTTCTTTTAGGTTTTAACGAAGAGCCAGGCACATTTTCTTGAATTGGCAGGTTCAGAATGATATTGGTCAAAGTGGATGAGAAACTGTTGACTGCCTGTGTGCTTACCTTGCTTGTGTTACCTTGCTTTTATCACTAAAAATGCTTTACTTTAAATCATACAAATCTGCCGCCTCTTACCATTTTTTGGCTCAGGATATGCAGTATAGTGGCTTTGTCATAAAAGTGTGCTAGTGTTCATCTTAAAGAATGCTAAGTTTTATGAGGCAAAATATCTGTTGTGTTGACTTTATTACTACAAGAAATAAGTGGACACTAGATGCTTTCAGTCTaacaactggattgcattttgcaaaaaggaaccaggagcattgcaatgttgctaagatttggcaacttcttttgtcttggaagaaaacacGGACCGATTATTTAtgaacagtttctattttaatcgctaaaaactgtaaatttaggacaaaaattaccatgtaaattcatattttttcagggtttcaatagttttattgcaatggatgaagttgcacaatctcagcaacattgcaatgctcctggttcctttttgcccaACTATTAGAGCAGCTTCGCTATGGGTCAGCCTCCACAGGAAATATACATGGTTCTTCTCAATTACGATGCAATTAGATTGTaatgaaattacaatttttcctaTGTCCTCTACAATGATGAATAAATCGCGATTAACTTGCAAATTAATGATCATTGACATTAGAGAAGCAGTGAAATAATGGAATGGTTGCACTTCTATCTTTAGAGagagaaatttaagaaaattatgattttcttTCGATGTGATAATGGTTCTCTtcttgaagatagctttttggTCTAGGAAGGTAATTTCTCTGAATCATTGCCCACACAGTGCATGttccaagtagcatttttcaacgggaaaattGGGATAtcttgcaattttatcggcaaTGAAATCGCTACGATCATatacatctgagcgattatcctcgattctATGgggataaaatcgcaattttatcgaacgaaaaattgcgatgtgttgCGATTAAATCAccatatcgcaatttttaatgcattaatgtctcgatatattgccattGCTACCGATATAACCGCATTAACCAACCAATAAAATTGTTATTTAGCGCGATCGCTGCTACATGGGGTATGGTTGTATCAAATtaaagtgcctgaaaatttcctCAGCCATCGTACTCTTTTCAATTATCATTTCTcttacaattattttttcattccttttaCCATATTTGAAAGGTTACTTCTAATTTTAATGGAGAAGCTTGCACACTTACCGTATAAGTTTATCGTTATAAGTGCTTCTGTGCCTCATTTCTTTACCAtcataatgtttattttttaatctgtTAAACTTTTTTAGCATCATAATGTTTTTATATCAAATGTATATTGTTCCTATGACAtttggcttgttttttttccaatcaacTTACCCAgtataaattttaaagttcattCCCCCACTTCTACAAATTTCTGTGGAATTAAGGCATCAGGTGcgaaaagggcatttcttggtttcGAGGTTCCTGAATTTTCATTGCTGATTTATAGAGCTAGAGAGACTGTTGggtaaatttcttgaaatttttcgttttcagctttgtaaaatcatgaagaaaattcattaaaagtTTCCACGAATTCcatacatttgctttaattataatggatgaaCCGTCAGCGGAGATTccgagacaccgcaaccaagaaatgccctttttgcacccagtGCTTCGATTCTTTAGTGGTCGCTTTTTAAGGGGGTGAAGAGAAAAATGTTGACTTCGATGTGTGTTAGTTTGGGGAGGTGTCTTgattacttttgaaaaattgataagattAATAATGGCCAAAAGTACAAACAACTTAATAggtccaaaaaaaatttacaatgaaaCAAGTCAATCACGGTTTTTCACCTGTTTTTTGCATTAGCATAGGCATGCATTCTAGTGCCAAATATTACcaatggtatttttttaaaaaagaagtatTCCAATTTCGAGTCTGGTTAAAACTTGAAAGATTAGTTTATACCAAAACTGACGTGCTTCATCTTCCCTTACAAGAAAGAGGAAAGCAAACTTATAGGTATAATTTGGTCGCTGCTACATTAAAGGCTCACTTAAAAGGCAGGATAAAATTCATacaaataaattacaaatttattaacagggtttttttttttttcagtttgcgccAACACGTATTTTTGTAcataaaataaagagaaataacaATTGATTACTTTTTAACAACTTGGATCACATCTTCATCGTCCATAACATGCTGAATTCCTACTCTCTGAGGCGAGTATTTTGTGCTTGTGCCCTGCaacataaaaattgtaaattcatAAATCTCAAGGCTCACATCTTTTTGGTTTACAGTTGACAGCAAGTTGCAAATTTAACTACTaaattcgacagtgaaaggagAAATTATATTCTGAACTCAAGCTGTACACAAGTTGAGCTCTTTTCACAGCAGGCTCAAGCCATTATTAGTTCCTCAACAGTGCAAATAATTAATCAGCGATTGAATAACAAAGTCAACATGATTGCCACAATTTTCAACCATACAAAACTGCCAGCAAGAGTTGGGCTCAGGTATGAAATTTCTGATGACTGTTCCTTCAGAggagccgccccccccccccccaaaaaaaaattctatcagTGTATTCTCCCAACTAGGTATTGTAATGAAGGCTATAATATTGTAATTGAAGGTAAAAGTTTTGTAGTAATAAAAACCTCATTATTTGGTAAATTTGGAAGCGAAGCCAATGCTCTTGAGAAGGTGTAGGAGGTTGTAGCCAGTCTGAAGAGTGTGTTCAGTGTAACGATCAGAGAGGCGGAACAATCATCAGGTGGCATCATCTAGACTAATGTACCACCTGGTTTTACATCGTTTCTAAGGGTTAGTGGCCATATTTGTAGGCGTATAAATTTTTACCCACTTTTCTATGTAGTTCAGCACTGTCTACTAGTAATAGTAGTAACCTTATTTTCCTCCCATTCCTGAGCCAGGGCCTCCTGCCTGAAGGAGAGGACTAAAGGAGATTTGTTGAACTACTAGTGTTATATTCCATTTCATACTGAGAGGCTAAGATGCAACTGAGCACAGACTTGTAGAGCACAGCCATAATTGCATTGAGCCCAACTGCGTTGCTTCAAAATCTCACACATGGATAATGCTGGCAGTCGCGTTCACCACAAGAGATCCTCAGTTTAATCACAACACAATCGAACAGCACTGACAAACTACTACTAATGGTCCTATTCTTGCCCTGCTCTGTTATCTCTAAAGAACGGACAGAGTATCGGAATGGTGTGGTCCTCTATCGCCAAAATGACTTCTTTTCAAATGATGATAAAGCCTGTCATCATCAGGAATCAAACCAGGGATCTCAGTGCCGGTAGTAGGGATGGCGATGTTTTCGAATAAATCGATTTCGGGAAATCGATTTGATTTTCGGTagaaaatcgattcgattttaaaatcggatggaaaaaatcgatttaaggtataatcgattttcttcgaaatcGATTTTAAAACACTTGAAAATCCACCTTCAACgctaaaaacaaatttgaacctTGAAATAAAACTCGGGTTTCACAGAATTTAGGCCTTTTTGTGCCACATTATCgtagaaaatttcgatttttttcaataattcgatttctgctcgaaaaatcgatttcgattaaaaatcggcaaccaaaaatcgattcgatttttccgattattttttccaaaaaatcgatttaccgAAATAATCGATTTGATATCGCCATCACTAGCCGGTAGCAAACTatcttgaccactacaccacagagGCTCACGTTGAGTACTGTATCATTCTACAAATCAGTGTTTCAGTCACCCAGAATCATGGCATTTGcaagagagtaaaaaaaatttaaaccagGGTGCTTCATTCGATAATTTTTCTGGGGGCTTGTAAAGACAGTATTCACTTGGGTGAAGTACAGCtccaaagaaattaaaatataagaaaaactTAACCAAATGAACTACTGCATAGGTGCAGGCTTCACATACTCGATCAAAAAAAGATAGATCACTACTTTAAGTGGCAGAAAATGGTCTGGCTCGATGAGAGATGGCTCCGTCAAAATATGTATTCTTActtcactttagaaaactaagACCAGGTTTTTATTGGCTCTTACTGCAAGAAAACTTattggttaaaataaaataaatttaaaagtaattaatCTAAAATTTAGAATAAAAAGGAGGTGAAAAAAGACTCACCCAAACGAGGGCATATTTAAAATTAGCAGCTAAAGTTCTATGAATGGTATGACAAACATGTTCAACTGTTACGCCACGCCTCAAAATGAGACCATCATCAAAGTCAGGTGGCTGTCCAGGTTTTTTAGTGTATACTCTGATTAAAGATAGACATTCCCAAAGTGTATCCAATAATGAGTCCAAATTCAGCTTCATATTACAACTGAAACAGCAATAAACATTACACATTTTGATGCGATGATAGCTAAATACAAAGatcttcgataaaaaaaatttaaagatagcTGTGCCCTCCAGACACCAAAACTTTGGAATCTATAAAGTATCCCATTTGTTGGATGAAATTGCCGGATGAAACAATTGAAGTTCGATCTAagctttttgtttttaaaaattaagtacttcTTCCTTCAAAGGATGCATGTGTAAGGTTTGCAATTCTGCTCAGATTCTGCAATTTGCACGAAACGAACTTCATTTACTCagaatcaaattattttcatggaaaactgagaaaaattcaagttgtATGCAGGGATAATGTACTAAACCCAACTTTCAAATATCTAGGTCAGCTATAGATACaggaaaaagttgcacaattttagcactGCAAGCCTCTTTGCTCTCTTACCACAGAAGTCCTCAATTGTTACTATCCACTGATAAACTGAAGGTGTGAAAAAATACGACAACTCACCTTACAACAACACTGTTGGGTTGCCGAGCAATCCTGTCCACTTCCTCCAAGGAAATTTGATCTATTTTGTTATACACATACATACATGGAAGATATACTCGATTGGCAGAGATAACATCAATTAGTTCATCTGCAGTGCAGTCTTCACGGAATAGGACTTCAGCGTTGAATATTTTGTATTCGTGCAGGATCATTTGGACTAGTTTTTCATCCACTTTAGTCAGTAAACATGTTGAGTTGAATGCTATaccacctcctttttttatctggaaaacaaaaattctttgtttattttttggacaACATCAGATGCATTGTTAAAGTGAATACAGTTAGCCGTCAACAGGTGCACTCAACaataaataagtaatttttcatcagcTTTTAGAGAGTACACGTTTGAAGCTTTAAGATTTTATCTGtttaatattaaaataatgTCTGCTTGCTCCTTCTAAGTAATCGACTTGAGTTAAAACGCACACTGAACGTTACGGTTAGCTACCGTATTACTTAGTATGAAAATATTACAACTTTTACAGCAGCTTTTCCGCTTAGTTATTGCGCCTTATTTACACTTTAAGAGACTTAGGATAGGGAAGGTACACTACTTTCATTGGGAGGCCTGCAaaaaactgttgtagtgcgccaTTGATTCCTTTGGACTCTGGTTTTTCATGtaagcaaaaaattcaaatttttcctaaCCAGTACTAAATAAACCATTATTATATTGGATGggaattaatttcagtaatCTTCAATTCGCAAATCAAGGCTCTGATTGATTTATTACTCGCTTAAAGCGTATAATGAAATTGGCCGAAGAGACATCAACTGCGTCAGTAAATAAGTTACAAGACTGCAGGAtgcaaccttaaaattttcatttaaaaaaaaaaaaaaaacaaaaaaccataaaagtttttaaatttgatacAAATATGCAAACTGTTGCGTTTTGAATTTCGGAAAAAGCTGCTTCTTGGAACAGTGTAGTGATCCTTCTTTACATTAAACATGGGGTcaatttcacaattttattcAAGGTCACAATTGTTTCAAGATAAAGGCAGTCCTTTGAATTTAGCAACACAAAGTTTAGTgactctttttctctttttgcaaGAACTGATTGATTCCTGCAAAAAGTGACTCAGTGAATACTTGAGTGACAAGACTTCTGATGAGCAGACGATACTGTGttccttgcaaaaaaaaagttacttttgCCACTTTAACTTGTCACTGATAAATAAAAGGAAAGGAGAGAAATATCCAAACAGAATCAACAAATTAGAAAATGAAGGAAGAAAAGATGAGTCCTACCTTAAAATAAATATTaggtttttgtttgtttaatcTGATTCCAACGCTTTCTAATTCTTTCTCCAGCAGTGATCTTTGGACGTCTTGTTTGGTGGCATCTAACATCATCAAGACCAAGTCTGCAGTTCTTGCTACTGAAATTACCTGGAACAATTGACGAGAGAATTGTAGTGGAATATGATGGGAtcaagtttttttcatcattgtAATGAAAGATCAATCGATGTTAATAGTCAAAAGATCAAGAATTCCCATGAACTTGTTCTTTCAAGATCCTAGGGggcatttttcataaaaaactgaaaaatcattttaattttttttttaaaagcttatatctGCTTAAGCTGCTTAAGCTTATTGGTCTTTGGCAAGTTTTGCCACTAGGAATTGGAGATACTTATCTCTACCTCTACCCATTCTGCTACCTATACCTGGCTACCTATTCTGTAgccatacatattttttctttaaaatatcatTGCAGCTACATACACAGGGTTGCAACAAGATTTAGAACATgaatttctctgatttctttGACAtagtttggtaaaatttcctgacaatcgAAGATTCATCTAACGGTTAAAAAGACGTactttaaaatagttttcaggcaaattttgttgttcaaaacgtcaaacctattctaaaaaagcaaataaaggtgaattaaaaatgtttatttgacactatcgtcatttttcctgacatttcccagttttccctcaTTGAGGCAACCTAGTATACAACTGATCTCATGAAAGAGCTGTTGCAGCTGTCTCATGAAAGAGCAGTCAGACAAATCTTAGAACATTGAGTACATCGTGAGATGTGAAGcaatatcataatttcaaaaaagaggtcttgaaaaataaagggTCCTAAAATGCTGAGAGGTAaaaacaaagacataaagacgggacgctaaaagcaaaaatgaagctacttttcaaccacctctactattggttAGAGGATTGGCTgcaaaatcgggacaagtttgaaattcaaaagtaaggcgggaactgaataaaattgcttacacaaaatattttaggtt
This window encodes:
- the LOC109043665 gene encoding developmentally-regulated GTP-binding protein 2 codes for the protein MGILEKISEIEKEISRTQKNKATEYHLGVLKAKLAKYRAQLLEPPKNASKGEGFDVLKSGDARVALIGFPSVGKSTLLSTLTSTESETAAYEFTTLTCIPGVIEYKGANIQLLDLPGIIEGASQGKGRGRQVISVARTADLVLMMLDATKQDVQRSLLEKELESVGIRLNKQKPNIYFKIKKGGGIAFNSTCLLTKVDEKLVQMILHEYKIFNAEVLFREDCTADELIDVISANRVYLPCMYVYNKIDQISLEEVDRIARQPNSVVVSCNMKLNLDSLLDTLWECLSLIRVYTKKPGQPPDFDDGLILRRGVTVEHVCHTIHRTLAANFKYALVWGTSTKYSPQRVGIQHVMDDEDVIQVVKK